A window of Mus pahari chromosome 7, PAHARI_EIJ_v1.1, whole genome shotgun sequence contains these coding sequences:
- the LOC110324049 gene encoding LOW QUALITY PROTEIN: dehydrogenase/reductase SDR family member 7-like (The sequence of the model RefSeq protein was modified relative to this genomic sequence to represent the inferred CDS: deleted 1 base in 1 codon): MGSEFWMLVLCALLLPAFGLLGFLSLDSYLTLLWAAWLGRCPEQALTGMVVWITGASSGIGEELAFQLSKLGVFLVLSARRVQELERVKRRCLENGIMKEKDILVLPLDLADTSSHDIATKAVLQEFGRIDILVNNGGESHRCLAVDANLDVFKVLMEVNYLGTVSLTKCVLPHMMKRKQGKIVIMNSLAGIVPSPLCSGYIASKHALRGFANALRTELLDHPGITLSTICPGLVHSNIFQNYLTRKAIKVRRPKLQETPKMATSRCVQLILVSMANHLKEVWIADQPALFRTYVWQYVPIRDWIIQGRNGRKELKYIGLTRPEECLDAWEWL; this comes from the exons ATGGGCAGCGAGTTCTGGATGCTGGTGTTGTGTGCCCTGCTGCTGCCAGCCTTTGGGCTGCTCGGCTTTCTGAGCTTGGATAGTTATCTGACGCTGCTGTGGGCTGCGTGGCTGGGCCGGTGTCCTG AACAGGCACTGACTGGCATGGTGGTGTGGATTACTGGAGCATCAAGCGGCATTGGTGAGGAGCTGGCTTTCCAGTTATCTAAACTTGGGGTCTTTCTGGTGCTGTCAGCCCGAAGGGTGCAGGAGCTGGAGCGGGTGAAGAGAAGATGCTTGG AGAATGGcatcatgaaagaaaaagacatacTGGTTTTGCCTCTGGACCTGGCTGACACAAGTTCCCATGATATCGCTACCAAAGCTGTTCTCCAGGAGTTTGGAAGA ATTGACATTCTGGTCAACAATGGTGGAGAAAGCCATCGTTGCCTTGCTGTGGATGCCAACCTGGATGTCTTCAAGGTGCTAATGGAGGTGAACTACTTAGGGACAGTGTCACTGACCAAGTGTGTTCTACCTCATATGatgaagagaaagcaaggaaagatTGTGATCATGAACAGCCTTGCGGGAATTGTACCCAGCCCTCTTTGCAGTGGGTACATTGCCAGCAAACATGCTCTTCGG GGGTTTGCTAATGCACTCCGAACTGAACTTTTGGACCATCCAGGTATAACATTGTCTACCATTTGCCCAGGACTTGTGCATTCGAATATTTTCCAGAATTATCTTACTAGAAAAGCCATTAAG GTCAGACGGCCTAAACTTCAGGAGACTCCCAAGATGGCAACAAGCCGCTGTGTCCAGCTAATACTAGTCTCCATGGCCAATCATCTGAAGGAAGTCTGGATAGCTGATCAGCCTGCCTTGTTTCGGACATATGTGTGGCAGTATGTGCCAATCCGGGACTGGATAATT CAAGGACgcaatggaagaaaagaattgaaataTATAGGATTAACAAG gccagaagagtgtcTGGATGCCTGGGAATGGTTGTGA